One genomic segment of Flavobacteriaceae bacterium includes these proteins:
- a CDS encoding sigma-70 family RNA polymerase sigma factor → MRQLKITKQVTNRETASLDKYLQEIGKVDLITADEEVELAQLIKAGNQRALEKLTKANLRFVVSVAKQYQNQGLTLPDLINEGNLGLIKAAKRFDETRGFKFISYAVWWIRQSILQALAEQSRIVRLPLNKIGSINKINKMYAFLEQENERPPSAEEIAKKLDMTVNDVKESMKNSGRHVSMDAPLIEGEDSNLYDVLNSGESPNPDKTLLHESLRIEINRALETLTPREADVVKLYFGLGEHQPMTLEEIGETFDLTRERVRQIKEKAIRRLKHTSRSKILMTYLG, encoded by the coding sequence ATGAGACAGCTTAAAATTACAAAGCAAGTTACGAATAGAGAAACCGCGTCATTAGACAAGTATTTACAAGAAATAGGAAAGGTAGATTTAATTACTGCTGATGAAGAAGTAGAGTTAGCTCAATTAATAAAAGCCGGAAATCAAAGAGCTTTGGAAAAATTAACAAAAGCAAACCTGCGTTTTGTGGTATCTGTTGCCAAACAATATCAAAACCAGGGGCTCACATTGCCTGATTTAATCAATGAAGGTAACTTAGGGTTAATAAAAGCCGCAAAACGTTTTGATGAGACAAGAGGGTTTAAATTTATTTCCTACGCAGTATGGTGGATCCGTCAATCTATCTTACAGGCATTGGCAGAGCAGTCCCGTATCGTACGTTTGCCATTGAACAAAATCGGCTCTATCAATAAGATCAATAAAATGTATGCTTTCTTAGAGCAAGAAAATGAGCGCCCTCCAAGTGCAGAAGAAATTGCTAAGAAATTAGATATGACGGTAAATGACGTAAAAGAATCAATGAAAAACTCCGGTCGTCATGTATCTATGGATGCACCGTTAATCGAAGGTGAAGATTCTAATTTATATGATGTATTAAACTCGGGGGAGTCTCCAAATCCGGATAAAACCTTATTACATGAATCGCTTCGTATAGAAATTAACCGGGCATTAGAAACTTTAACTCCTCGCGAAGCTGATGTTGTGAAATTATATTTCGGTCTGGGAGAGCATCAACCGATGACCTTAGAAGAAATTGGTGAAACTTTCGATCTAACACGTGAGCGCGTTCGTCAGATAAAAGAAAAAGCCATCAGACGATTAAAACATACATCCAGAAGCAAGATTTTGATGACCTATTTAGGATAG
- a CDS encoding ATP-binding cassette domain-containing protein, translating to MHVAIAGNIGAGKTTLTKLLARHYKWKPHYESADENPYLDDFYAEMERWSFNLQVYFLNSRFRQILELRQSDKNLIQDRTIYEDAYIFAPNLHAMGLMTNRDFNNYSSLFELMEKLVTPPDLLIYLRANIATLVDQIHKRGRDYENSISIDYLSRLNERYEAWITTYKKGKLLIIDVDGIDFVENQEDLGYIIDRIDAQINGLF from the coding sequence ATGCATGTAGCTATTGCAGGAAACATCGGTGCCGGAAAGACAACTTTGACAAAGTTATTAGCAAGGCATTACAAATGGAAGCCTCATTACGAGTCTGCTGATGAAAATCCTTATTTAGATGATTTCTATGCAGAAATGGAGCGTTGGTCTTTTAACTTACAGGTGTATTTTCTAAACAGCCGTTTCCGTCAAATTTTAGAACTCAGGCAATCTGATAAAAATCTTATTCAGGATAGAACCATATACGAGGATGCTTATATTTTTGCACCCAACCTACACGCTATGGGTTTGATGACGAATCGGGATTTTAATAATTACAGTTCGTTATTCGAATTAATGGAAAAATTGGTAACTCCTCCGGATCTGTTAATTTATCTGCGTGCTAATATAGCTACGTTAGTCGATCAAATTCACAAACGAGGCAGAGATTATGAAAACTCCATTAGTATTGATTACTTAAGTCGGTTAAACGAACGCTACGAAGCCTGGATCACAACCTATAAAAAAGGAAAGCTCCTGATTATAGACGTTGACGGTATAGATTTCGTAGAAAATCAAGAGGATCTAGGCTATATCATTGATCGGATAGATGCTCAAATAAATGGATTGTTTTAA
- a CDS encoding response regulator has translation MNNTITVLLAEDEPSLGQIIKESLETRGFEVVLAVDGEAAYEMYQEKQPDILVLDVMMPKKDGFTFAKEVRHENKIIPILFLTAKSQTKDVLEGFHIGGNDYLKKPFSMEELIVRIKALLDRTEVKKNTTRLVIGAYIFNYTKQLLIYHNEHITLTHRESELLLHLYQKKNEILDRVFILKKLWGDNDFFNARSMDVFISKLRKKLSKDPKIQILNVRGFGYKLTV, from the coding sequence ATGAATAATACAATAACTGTTTTACTGGCAGAAGATGAACCCAGTCTTGGGCAAATTATTAAAGAAAGTCTGGAAACAAGAGGATTTGAAGTGGTATTAGCTGTTGACGGAGAGGCTGCGTATGAAATGTATCAGGAAAAACAACCGGATATTCTGGTTTTAGATGTGATGATGCCTAAGAAAGATGGGTTTACATTCGCAAAAGAAGTAAGGCATGAAAATAAGATAATCCCTATTTTATTTTTAACTGCCAAATCGCAAACAAAAGATGTCTTAGAAGGTTTTCATATAGGAGGTAATGATTATTTGAAAAAACCTTTTTCTATGGAGGAACTCATCGTTAGAATAAAGGCTTTATTGGATAGAACGGAGGTGAAAAAAAATACTACTCGTTTGGTAATCGGGGCTTATATTTTTAATTACACCAAACAACTCCTCATCTATCATAATGAACACATAACATTAACACACAGAGAATCTGAGCTCTTACTGCATCTATATCAAAAGAAAAATGAAATCTTAGACAGAGTTTTTATACTAAAAAAACTATGGGGAGATAATGACTTCTTCAATGCCAGAAGTATGGATGTATTTATTAGCAAACTCAGAAAAAAATTAAGCAAAGACCCTAAAATTCAGATTCTGAATGTCAGGGGGTTTGGATACAAACTAACTGTTTAG
- a CDS encoding GLPGLI family protein: protein MRALVRIVVLILTITVNAQEFSGKAIYKTHRKTNIKIGGEQSRMTPEMEKQLQERMKKMFQKTFVLNFNRTESTYKEDVKLSSPAPQAGSGGIMVMSIGGGGGFDILYKNMKEQRFSNKTDLMGKLFLVKDSLRAYDWKMTGETKNIGKYTCYKATYEREEENITMSVEDGEMKEITKKEKVVTTAWYTPEVPISNGPKNYDGLPGLILEINDGDLTIVCTEIILNPKDTIEIKEPVKGKQVDSETFEKISREKSKEMMERFRSKRGDGNGIQIRIGG, encoded by the coding sequence ATGAGAGCACTCGTAAGAATAGTAGTTTTAATACTAACGATAACAGTAAATGCCCAGGAATTTTCCGGAAAAGCAATTTACAAGACCCATAGAAAAACGAATATCAAAATAGGAGGAGAACAAAGTCGCATGACTCCCGAAATGGAGAAACAACTTCAGGAGCGTATGAAAAAAATGTTTCAAAAAACATTTGTCCTGAACTTTAACCGAACAGAATCTACCTATAAAGAAGATGTAAAGTTATCTTCTCCTGCTCCTCAAGCCGGCAGCGGAGGTATAATGGTGATGAGTATTGGTGGCGGTGGCGGCTTTGATATCCTGTATAAAAATATGAAAGAGCAGCGTTTTTCTAATAAGACTGACCTGATGGGAAAGTTATTTTTGGTAAAAGATTCATTAAGAGCATATGACTGGAAAATGACAGGAGAGACAAAAAATATTGGAAAATATACCTGTTACAAAGCAACTTATGAAAGAGAGGAAGAAAATATTACGATGTCCGTAGAAGACGGAGAAATGAAAGAAATCACAAAGAAAGAAAAAGTAGTAACTACAGCGTGGTATACACCGGAGGTTCCTATTAGCAACGGACCTAAAAATTATGACGGTTTACCAGGGTTAATTTTAGAAATAAATGATGGGGATTTGACGATTGTTTGCACCGAAATTATATTAAACCCAAAGGATACGATTGAAATTAAAGAACCCGTTAAGGGTAAGCAAGTAGACAGTGAAACATTTGAAAAAATCTCCAGGGAAAAGTCCAAGGAAATGATGGAAAGGTTTCGATCTAAAAGAGGAGATGGAAATGGAATTCAAATAAGAATCGGGGGTTAA
- a CDS encoding GLPGLI family protein: MKRVGLLLLLLLSGVTFSQNKFQGKAVYISKTTIDMSVWGNQISEQRKQQIKEQMKNFLEKTFILNFTQSESTYKEDAKLEVPTAGGGRGFRGFGGFSSGVIYKNTKEGNLIEATEFFEKKFLIKEKPELPQWELGSETKKIGKYTCYKATMTKVNNDFDWTVFRRKPNQKKDSSNAKKKDAVRTTFVTAWYTPEIPISNGPDDFGGLPGLILEINAGRTTMLCTEVVLNPAEKVVIKTPVKGEEVTREEYNKIIKEKTEEMRERFRGRGGKGRGRGRS; this comes from the coding sequence ATGAAACGAGTTGGCCTATTATTACTGTTACTGCTATCGGGAGTAACGTTTTCTCAAAACAAATTTCAAGGAAAAGCGGTTTATATCTCTAAAACAACGATAGACATGAGTGTCTGGGGCAATCAAATTTCCGAGCAAAGAAAGCAGCAAATCAAAGAGCAAATGAAAAACTTTCTGGAAAAAACATTCATATTGAATTTTACACAGTCGGAATCTACCTATAAAGAAGATGCAAAACTGGAAGTTCCAACAGCAGGAGGAGGAAGAGGGTTTAGAGGATTTGGAGGATTTTCAAGCGGAGTTATTTACAAAAACACCAAAGAAGGTAATCTGATTGAAGCAACAGAATTTTTTGAAAAAAAATTTTTAATTAAAGAAAAACCGGAATTACCGCAATGGGAGCTAGGTTCGGAAACCAAGAAGATTGGAAAATATACCTGTTATAAAGCGACGATGACAAAAGTGAATAACGATTTTGACTGGACAGTTTTTAGAAGAAAACCCAACCAAAAGAAAGATTCCTCGAATGCTAAGAAAAAAGATGCTGTAAGAACCACATTTGTAACAGCGTGGTATACACCGGAAATTCCTATAAGTAATGGTCCGGATGATTTTGGAGGACTACCGGGATTAATTCTGGAAATAAATGCAGGCAGAACGACTATGCTATGTACGGAAGTTGTCTTGAACCCTGCCGAAAAAGTAGTTATAAAAACACCTGTAAAAGGCGAAGAAGTCACCAGAGAAGAATACAATAAAATCATAAAAGAAAAGACAGAAGAAATGCGTGAACGCTTCAGAGGCAGAGGAGGTAAAGGTCGTGGTCGCGGCAGATCATAA
- a CDS encoding outer membrane beta-barrel protein, with translation MKKIIWITFLLITGMSGAQVKLTGVVKDSIGNPLEMANVVAIDTVAKRIASYGFTDVKGNYKLSLKKHTVYNLKISYIGLKTADFILTTKEEAMVKDVTLQYDNILDEITIVSKMPVTIKGDTIVYNADSFKNGTERKLEDVLKKIPGVEINDDGEVEVEGKRVEKVMVEGKDFFDGDSKLATKNIPSNAVDKIQVLRNYGEVNQLRGVQNNQDRIALNIKLKEGKKNFWFGEVTAGGGRAPDKSLYLVQPKLFYYSPKYSLNVIGDLNNIGEVAFTRRDYFNFTGGFRRPSIRSGTNISLGNNSLSFLTANTNNVKEIETRFGALNFSYAPKKTLDLSGFAIFSGNETTLQQNSTQDYADNTRDFTQNVTTQKSDLGLFKFSTRYKPNINNQLDYDVLGRVSKETQRQGVNSLILDDINQFEETTPYSINQNLNYYYTLNDSNIFALEAQSLIQDEDPFYNAVLENNPAIATDPYDNTANALGLNTNQLAYNIGQNKRVKSNQLDAKIDYWNILNAKSNLNFTIGTIYSKQDFNTAIFQNLDNGTIFNPTPDAVRTGLTNPSNTNNTEYTFSDVYLGVRYQLKSGIFTFTPGISFHAYNAENNQFNSEVFEDKFQRVLPDFNMRIQLKQSENISFNYAMQTQFTDVNQIARGIVLNNYNTLFSGNPALESAISHNLNLSYFSFSLFNYTNVFAFINYSKTIDQIRTDVNFEPGSVVSIRSTLNSPFEDETLTASGRWQKTFRKYRASFRATLNYSKFNQFLNGAANTNEAFTQTYTTEFGTNFRKAPNVEINYRLTVQDQENSSRTGGATKAYTHSPSIEFDAYIWDSVTFRTDYSYNVVTRDGSRIDSYDFLNATLSYRKNKDAKWEYEIKATNLLDTKSRINASQNNVLFSINEVFIQPRFISLRLRYQL, from the coding sequence ATGAAAAAAATAATATGGATAACCTTTTTGTTGATAACGGGGATGTCCGGTGCTCAAGTAAAGCTAACAGGTGTAGTTAAAGACAGTATCGGAAACCCTTTGGAGATGGCAAATGTAGTTGCCATAGATACGGTAGCTAAAAGAATTGCTTCCTATGGATTTACGGATGTTAAAGGAAATTATAAACTGAGCTTGAAAAAGCATACGGTTTATAACTTAAAAATTAGCTATATAGGTTTAAAAACAGCAGATTTTATTCTTACAACTAAGGAAGAAGCAATGGTTAAAGATGTAACGCTTCAATACGACAATATTTTGGATGAAATTACCATTGTGTCTAAAATGCCGGTAACCATTAAAGGAGATACCATTGTATACAATGCGGATTCTTTTAAAAATGGTACCGAACGAAAATTAGAAGATGTGCTGAAAAAAATACCGGGTGTTGAGATAAATGATGACGGAGAGGTAGAAGTTGAAGGAAAAAGAGTGGAAAAAGTAATGGTAGAAGGGAAAGATTTTTTTGACGGAGATTCTAAACTGGCTACCAAAAATATTCCCTCTAATGCCGTAGATAAAATCCAGGTGCTAAGAAATTACGGAGAAGTAAATCAGTTAAGAGGGGTACAGAATAACCAGGACAGAATTGCGTTAAACATTAAATTAAAAGAAGGAAAAAAGAACTTTTGGTTTGGAGAGGTGACAGCCGGTGGCGGAAGAGCTCCTGATAAATCGTTATACCTGGTACAACCAAAATTATTTTATTATAGCCCGAAATATAGTTTAAACGTTATTGGAGATCTGAATAATATCGGTGAAGTTGCCTTTACACGTAGAGATTATTTTAATTTTACAGGTGGTTTTAGAAGGCCCAGTATAAGAAGCGGGACAAATATAAGTTTAGGGAATAACAGCCTGAGTTTCCTTACAGCTAATACCAATAATGTCAAAGAAATAGAAACTCGGTTCGGAGCCCTAAACTTTAGCTATGCACCTAAAAAGACATTAGACCTGAGCGGTTTTGCTATTTTTTCCGGCAATGAAACAACACTTCAGCAAAATTCGACTCAAGATTATGCAGATAATACAAGAGATTTTACCCAAAATGTAACCACCCAAAAAAGCGACTTGGGATTATTTAAGTTTAGTACAAGATATAAACCGAATATAAATAATCAGTTGGATTATGATGTGCTGGGAAGGGTTTCAAAAGAAACACAACGCCAGGGAGTAAACTCCTTAATACTGGATGATATCAATCAGTTTGAAGAAACCACACCCTACAGCATTAATCAAAATTTGAATTACTATTATACGCTGAATGACAGCAATATTTTTGCTTTGGAAGCACAAAGTTTAATTCAGGACGAAGACCCTTTTTACAATGCTGTTTTGGAAAATAACCCCGCAATTGCAACGGACCCTTATGACAATACGGCTAATGCTTTAGGGTTGAATACTAACCAGTTAGCATATAATATCGGTCAAAATAAAAGAGTAAAATCCAATCAACTGGATGCTAAGATTGATTATTGGAATATTTTAAATGCAAAGAGCAATCTCAATTTTACCATAGGAACCATCTACAGTAAACAAGATTTTAATACCGCTATTTTTCAAAATTTAGATAACGGAACTATTTTTAACCCGACTCCTGATGCCGTAAGAACCGGTTTAACGAATCCATCCAATACGAATAATACGGAATATACCTTTAGTGATGTGTATTTAGGAGTACGTTATCAACTGAAATCAGGTATTTTCACTTTTACCCCGGGAATCTCTTTCCATGCATATAATGCGGAGAATAATCAATTTAACAGTGAAGTTTTTGAAGATAAATTTCAAAGAGTACTGCCGGATTTTAATATGAGGATTCAGTTAAAGCAAAGCGAGAATATTTCGTTTAACTATGCTATGCAAACACAATTTACAGATGTAAATCAGATTGCCCGGGGAATTGTTTTAAATAATTACAATACCCTTTTTTCAGGTAATCCGGCATTGGAAAGTGCAATTTCTCATAATTTAAACCTGTCGTATTTCAGCTTTAGCCTGTTTAATTATACCAATGTTTTTGCATTTATAAACTATTCAAAAACCATTGATCAGATAAGAACAGATGTAAATTTTGAGCCGGGCAGTGTGGTTTCCATAAGATCAACACTTAACTCACCCTTTGAAGATGAAACCCTTACGGCCAGCGGACGTTGGCAAAAAACATTTCGTAAATACAGAGCATCCTTCAGGGCGACATTAAATTATTCAAAATTCAATCAGTTTTTAAATGGAGCTGCAAATACTAATGAGGCCTTTACACAGACATATACTACTGAATTCGGCACTAATTTCAGAAAAGCACCTAATGTTGAAATAAACTATAGGCTAACGGTTCAGGATCAGGAAAACAGTTCCAGAACAGGAGGGGCTACCAAGGCATATACACATAGTCCTTCCATAGAGTTTGATGCGTATATATGGGATTCCGTTACTTTTAGAACAGATTACTCATACAATGTGGTTACCAGAGACGGATCCAGAATTGACAGTTATGATTTTTTAAATGCAACATTGTCGTACAGAAAAAATAAAGATGCCAAATGGGAATACGAAATAAAAGCGACCAACTTATTGGATACAAAATCCCGTATAAATGCATCTCAAAACAATGTATTGTTTAGTATAAATGAGGTTTTTATACAGCCCAGGTTCATAAGTTTAAGATTGCGATATCAACTGTAA
- a CDS encoding 1-acyl-sn-glycerol-3-phosphate acyltransferase: protein MKLLSYILSPIFGIAFFLILLLFHPIQWISLKIGYSAHKFVVDILGWFLAKSLLILGNTIHFTKHYEIPKNTTIIFVANHQSLFDIPPMVWWLRKHHPKFVSKIELGRGIPSISFNLRHGGGALIDRKDARQSLEALSDFAQRMKKNVWSSIIFPEGTRSRDGKPKLFSFNGLKMMIKHNPEAYIVPITINNSWKIFDYGKFPLHLFTRITLETHEPVFLKNRDVDEVLAVVERKIKEHIIVAS from the coding sequence ATGAAATTACTTAGTTATATACTGTCTCCTATTTTCGGGATTGCTTTCTTTTTAATTTTATTACTATTTCATCCTATTCAGTGGATTTCCTTAAAAATAGGATACTCCGCACATAAATTTGTGGTAGATATCCTAGGTTGGTTTTTAGCAAAATCTTTATTAATTCTGGGAAATACGATTCATTTTACAAAGCATTATGAAATTCCTAAAAATACCACGATTATTTTTGTTGCTAACCATCAGAGTTTATTTGATATTCCTCCAATGGTTTGGTGGTTGAGAAAACATCATCCAAAATTTGTTTCTAAAATAGAATTGGGTAGAGGCATTCCAAGTATTTCTTTTAATCTAAGACATGGTGGCGGGGCACTTATTGATAGAAAAGATGCCAGACAATCGTTGGAAGCACTAAGTGATTTTGCACAAAGAATGAAAAAAAATGTGTGGTCTTCTATTATTTTTCCGGAAGGTACAAGAAGTAGGGATGGAAAACCAAAACTTTTTTCTTTTAATGGATTGAAAATGATGATCAAACATAATCCTGAAGCGTATATTGTTCCTATTACCATAAATAATTCATGGAAAATATTCGATTATGGTAAATTCCCTTTACATCTTTTTACGAGGATTACACTGGAAACACATGAACCCGTCTTTTTAAAAAACCGAGATGTAGACGAGGTTTTAGCAGTAGTTGAAAGAAAAATAAAAGAACATATTATTGTAGCATCGTAA
- a CDS encoding nitrilase family protein: MQNTLTIAGIQTALFWENPTANLNHFGNLIDNLNENVELVILPEMFNTGFTMQPINVAESMQGETVFWMQEKAVSNTVAIVGSIAIKENNNYYNRLLFIHPNGKIETYNKKHLFTLAGENIPYKSGTKKLIVSYKGWKICPFICYDLRFPVWNRNIENYDVLIYVANWPSARIHAWNILLQARAIENMSYAIGVNRTGKDMHQHEYPGHSGVYDFLGEKMYKTIPNVEDVFIVTLNKTRQEKAREKLNFLNDKETFTMLQ; this comes from the coding sequence ATGCAAAATACCTTAACAATTGCCGGAATTCAAACAGCGTTATTTTGGGAAAATCCTACTGCTAACCTAAATCATTTTGGGAATCTGATTGACAACTTAAATGAGAACGTAGAACTGGTTATTTTACCTGAAATGTTTAACACAGGATTTACAATGCAACCGATAAATGTCGCTGAAAGCATGCAAGGAGAGACGGTTTTCTGGATGCAGGAAAAAGCGGTTTCCAATACCGTTGCAATTGTTGGAAGTATTGCTATTAAAGAAAATAACAATTATTATAACAGATTATTATTTATACACCCAAACGGGAAAATTGAAACGTATAATAAAAAGCATCTTTTCACTTTAGCAGGAGAAAATATACCTTATAAATCTGGTACTAAAAAATTAATTGTTTCTTATAAGGGATGGAAAATTTGCCCTTTTATTTGCTATGATTTACGTTTCCCTGTTTGGAACAGAAATATAGAAAACTATGATGTTTTAATATATGTTGCTAATTGGCCGTCTGCCAGAATACATGCATGGAATATCCTATTACAAGCCAGAGCAATAGAAAATATGTCATATGCTATTGGAGTAAACAGAACAGGTAAAGATATGCATCAACATGAATACCCGGGTCATTCCGGAGTGTACGATTTTTTAGGAGAAAAAATGTATAAAACCATACCGAATGTAGAAGATGTATTTATAGTAACACTCAATAAAACTCGACAAGAAAAGGCGAGAGAAAAGTTAAATTTTTTAAATGATAAAGAGACTTTTACGATGCTACAATAA
- a CDS encoding DDE transposase, whose product MPVSCKSLSTYYHLNGKRLEEQYRNHLSNFLTWDQLAHADQWLLFKKNIGTHLSIDEVALTQGELYTVITNKAGKGKRGSLVAIVATTQSERVIEVLRKIPSKDRYLVEEITLDMAPTMEKIAKKAFPKATQVTDRFHVQKRAYDALQEIRIQYRWKTIEQENNEIALAKETGKNFKPNILDNGDTPKQLLARSRYLLFKAPNKWTAKQKFRAELLFERYPNLERAYELTRELATIYQKTKDKAVAYTKLARWYDKVEKSEFSKSFGTVARSIQSHYRSILNFFDNRSTNASAESFNAKIKTFRLQFRGVRSVPFFLFRLSKIYA is encoded by the coding sequence ATTCCAGTAAGTTGTAAAAGTTTATCTACCTACTATCACCTTAACGGCAAGCGATTAGAAGAACAATATCGCAATCATTTAAGTAACTTTTTGACTTGGGATCAATTAGCTCATGCCGACCAATGGCTGCTTTTTAAGAAGAATATAGGAACTCATTTAAGTATTGATGAAGTAGCACTTACTCAAGGCGAGCTCTATACAGTGATTACCAACAAAGCAGGTAAAGGAAAACGAGGCAGTTTAGTAGCCATAGTAGCTACCACACAAAGTGAACGAGTCATAGAAGTGTTAAGGAAAATTCCAAGTAAAGACCGATATTTAGTAGAAGAAATCACTTTGGATATGGCACCTACTATGGAAAAGATTGCTAAAAAAGCCTTTCCTAAAGCTACTCAGGTCACAGACCGATTTCATGTACAAAAACGAGCTTATGATGCCTTGCAAGAAATTCGAATACAGTATAGATGGAAAACCATAGAACAAGAAAATAATGAAATAGCATTGGCTAAAGAAACAGGAAAAAACTTTAAACCGAATATCCTTGACAATGGAGATACTCCCAAACAACTACTAGCTAGAAGTAGGTATTTACTCTTTAAAGCCCCTAACAAATGGACAGCCAAACAAAAATTTAGAGCAGAATTACTCTTTGAAAGATACCCCAACTTGGAACGAGCTTATGAGCTTACTAGAGAACTGGCAACGATTTATCAAAAGACAAAAGACAAGGCGGTAGCATATACAAAACTAGCTAGATGGTATGATAAGGTAGAAAAATCAGAGTTCAGTAAAAGTTTTGGAACAGTAGCTAGATCAATACAAAGTCATTATCGAAGCATCTTAAATTTCTTTGATAATAGAAGTACCAATGCTTCTGCTGAATCTTTTAATGCTAAAATAAAAACTTTTAGACTACAATTTAGAGGCGTAAGATCTGTTCCTTTCTTCCTATTCAGACTATCTAAAATTTATGCGTAA
- a CDS encoding superoxide dismutase has protein sequence MAFELPPLGYAYDALEPHIDARTMEIHHSKHHQGYTTKLNGAIAGTALEGKSIEEILKSPDMNNVAVRNNGGGYYNHSLFWSVINPDNKGALSGVLKEAIESEFGAIDTFIDKFSNAAATQFGSGWAWLCAHPGGKIEVCATPNQDNPLMRGVACGGTPILGLDVWEHAYYLKYQNRRPDYISAFFNVINWNEVERRYNAAT, from the coding sequence ATGGCATTTGAATTACCACCTTTAGGCTATGCATACGATGCGTTGGAACCACACATAGATGCAAGAACAATGGAGATACATCATAGCAAACACCACCAGGGATATACTACAAAATTGAACGGAGCAATTGCCGGCACTGCTCTTGAAGGAAAATCAATTGAAGAGATTCTTAAAAGTCCGGATATGAATAATGTAGCAGTACGAAATAATGGCGGCGGATATTATAATCACTCTTTATTTTGGTCTGTCATAAACCCTGATAACAAGGGTGCTTTATCAGGAGTACTAAAAGAGGCGATTGAATCCGAATTTGGAGCGATAGATACTTTTATAGATAAATTCTCCAATGCGGCTGCCACTCAATTTGGGTCCGGTTGGGCATGGTTATGTGCACATCCCGGAGGCAAGATAGAAGTATGTGCCACACCAAATCAAGACAATCCTTTAATGCGGGGAGTTGCCTGTGGCGGTACTCCAATTTTAGGGTTAGATGTCTGGGAGCACGCATATTATTTAAAATATCAAAACAGAAGACCGGATTATATCAGTGCATTTTTTAATGTCATTAACTGGAATGAAGTAGAACGCCGTTATAATGCCGCTACATAA